A stretch of Lathyrus oleraceus cultivar Zhongwan6 chromosome 6, CAAS_Psat_ZW6_1.0, whole genome shotgun sequence DNA encodes these proteins:
- the LOC127093714 gene encoding uncharacterized protein LOC127093714 yields the protein MTPFEALYGRRCRTPLCWHEYGESVVLRPKIVQQTIEKVKLIREKTKASQSRKNNYHDKRRKDLEFQEGGHIFLRVTPVAGVGRALKSRKLTPRFIGLYQISRRVVLVAYRVAFPPNLSNLHDGFHVSQLQKYVPDLSHMIPMDDVQVRDNLTVEALPIRIDDQELKQLIGKVTALMKVVCGGAAGGNMTWELENRMRESYQELFVSSNFRWRKYSK from the coding sequence atgacacctttTGAAGCCTTGTATGGTCGAAGGTGCAGGACACCTTTGTGTTGGCATGAATATGGTGAGAGTGTAGTGCTTAGACCTAAGATTGTCCAACAGACTATTGAGAAGGTGAAGCTTATTCGGGAGAAGACGAAAGCTTCACAGAGTAGGAAGAATAActaccatgataagaggagaaaggatcttgagtttcaagagggaggCCATATATTCTTGAGAGTCACTCCGGTGGCTGGTGTAGGACGTGCTTTGAAGTCGAGGAAGCTTACTCCTCGGTTTATTGGTTTGTATCAGATATCCAGGCGAGTTGTACTTGTTGCATATAGAGTGGCGTTTCCACCAAATTTGTCAAATCTACATGATGGGTTCCATGTTTCACAACTTCAGAAGTATGTTCCCGATCTGTCACATATGATTCCGATGGATGATGTTCAGGTAAGGGATAACCTTACAGTTGAGGCTCTGCCTATAAGGATTGATGATCAAGAACTGAAACAATTGATAGGCAAAGTGACTGCTCTCATGAAGGTAGTGTGTGGAGGCGCTGCCGGAGGAAATATGACTTGGGAGTTAGAAAACAGGATGCGAGAATCGTATCAAGAGTTGTTCGTCTCAAGTAATTTTCGATGGCGAAAATATTCTaagtag